In the genome of Massilia sp. PAMC28688, one region contains:
- a CDS encoding amino acid deaminase: MSLLPRDGLALSALEDQLLVPGTKGVPLTEPLRQGAIAAQGWNVLHADTSFPVAVLKLTALRHNLDWMRDFCARHGAALAPHGKTTMCPQLFGAQLANGAWGMTLATVPQVQVAHRFGVRRVLLANQLVARADINSIMELLRGDPDFAFFALADSLEGVARLSAAASILPRPLSLLVELGISGKRAGCRSPQQAMEVARAIAAAPGLQLAGIEGYEGLLVSDDRAHDVQAVNAFVAQLAALVAQCDAEGLFGAADILATAGGSAYFDLVARGLENLPALSRPLVPILRSGCYLTCDHGMYLGLTGELNAREAAGIGGLVPALEVWSMVQSRPEPGLAILTMGKRDASYDVALPAALWSHRPGPGTPRPLPPGCRIVKMNDQHAYLQLPEGDVLCQELAVGDLIGCGISHPCTTFDKWPVLLGVDDDYRVQQAFNTFF, encoded by the coding sequence ATGTCGCTGCTGCCACGAGATGGCCTGGCCCTGAGCGCGCTCGAAGACCAACTACTCGTTCCCGGTACCAAGGGTGTGCCGCTGACCGAGCCATTGCGCCAGGGTGCCATCGCCGCCCAGGGCTGGAACGTGCTGCATGCCGACACCAGCTTTCCGGTCGCTGTCCTCAAGCTGACGGCGCTGCGGCATAACCTGGACTGGATGCGCGACTTTTGCGCACGCCACGGCGCCGCGCTGGCGCCGCACGGCAAGACCACCATGTGCCCGCAGCTGTTTGGCGCGCAGCTGGCCAATGGCGCATGGGGCATGACGCTGGCCACGGTGCCGCAAGTGCAGGTGGCGCACCGCTTTGGCGTGCGCCGCGTGCTCTTGGCCAATCAGCTGGTCGCCCGTGCGGACATCAACAGCATCATGGAACTGCTGCGCGGCGATCCCGACTTCGCCTTTTTCGCACTGGCCGATTCGCTGGAAGGCGTGGCGCGCCTGTCCGCCGCGGCCAGCATCCTCCCGCGGCCGCTGTCGCTGCTGGTGGAGCTGGGCATCAGCGGCAAGCGCGCCGGGTGCCGCAGCCCGCAGCAGGCAATGGAGGTGGCACGCGCCATCGCGGCCGCCCCGGGGCTGCAGCTGGCCGGCATTGAAGGCTACGAAGGCCTGCTGGTCTCCGACGACCGCGCGCACGACGTGCAGGCCGTGAATGCCTTTGTGGCGCAGCTGGCCGCATTGGTGGCCCAGTGCGATGCCGAAGGCTTGTTCGGCGCTGCCGACATCCTGGCCACCGCCGGCGGCTCGGCCTACTTCGACCTGGTGGCACGCGGCCTTGAAAACCTGCCGGCCCTGAGCCGCCCGCTCGTGCCGATTTTGCGCAGCGGCTGCTACCTGACCTGCGACCATGGCATGTACCTGGGCCTGACCGGCGAACTCAATGCACGCGAGGCCGCTGGCATCGGTGGCCTGGTGCCGGCGCTGGAGGTGTGGTCCATGGTGCAATCGCGCCCCGAACCCGGCCTGGCGATCCTCACCATGGGCAAGCGCGACGCTTCCTACGACGTCGCGCTGCCGGCCGCGCTGTGGTCGCACCGTCCCGGTCCCGGCACGCCCCGGCCCTTGCCGCCGGGCTGCCGCATCGTGAAGATGAACGACCAGCATGCCTACCTGCAGCTGCCGGAGGGCGACGTGCTATGCCAGGAACTGGCGGTGGGCGATTTGATTGGATGCGGCATTTCGCACCCCTGCACCACCTTCGACAAATGGCCTGTACTGCTTGGCGTGGATGACGACTACCGCGTGCAGCAGGCCTTCAACACCTTTTTCTAG
- a CDS encoding AAA family ATPase: protein MVIQAKPYLREITLDQDAQLDFSRYPFSIPALRNMNVVAPHADVTFFVGENGAGKSTLLEAIAVAMGLPAEGGTSNVSRQQQEVSALGDHLKLVKSFRRPRMAYFLRAESLFNVFTYLDSLGPGSRPSLHLRSHGEAFMDVMLDFKPGGFYLLDEPEAALSPTRQLAALSAIHQLVQQDCQFIIATHSPILLSYPRAKILQFDGEGISEVAYEDTEHVAVTRDFLNHYQRRLERLLADD from the coding sequence ATGGTGATTCAAGCGAAACCTTACCTGCGGGAGATCACGCTGGACCAGGATGCCCAGCTTGATTTTTCGCGCTATCCCTTCAGCATTCCCGCCTTGCGCAACATGAACGTCGTCGCCCCGCATGCCGATGTGACGTTTTTTGTTGGAGAGAACGGTGCCGGCAAGTCAACCCTGCTCGAAGCCATTGCGGTCGCCATGGGCTTGCCGGCGGAAGGGGGCACGAGCAATGTATCGCGCCAGCAGCAGGAAGTCTCGGCCCTGGGCGACCATTTGAAACTGGTCAAAAGTTTCCGGCGCCCCCGCATGGCCTACTTCCTGCGCGCGGAAAGCCTGTTCAATGTCTTCACCTATCTGGACAGTCTCGGCCCCGGTTCCCGGCCTTCGCTGCACTTGCGCTCGCACGGCGAAGCCTTCATGGACGTGATGCTCGATTTCAAGCCGGGCGGCTTTTACCTGCTGGACGAACCGGAAGCGGCGCTGTCGCCCACGCGGCAACTGGCAGCCCTGTCGGCCATCCACCAGCTGGTGCAGCAGGACTGCCAGTTCATCATCGCAACGCATTCTCCGATTCTCTTGTCGTATCCGCGCGCCAAAATATTGCAGTTCGATGGAGAGGGGATTAGCGAGGTGGCTTACGAGGATACCGAGCATGTCGCCGTCACGCGCGACTTCCTCAATCACTATCAGCGCCGCCTTGAACGGCTGCTGGCGGATGACTGA
- the phbB gene encoding acetoacetyl-CoA reductase, translating to MARVALVTGGMGGLGEAVCIKLAALGYRVVTTYSPGNKKVEDWLATTREMGFDFKAYACDVADYDSAQACVAKIQQEVGPIDVLVNNAGITRDMTFKKMDKPNWDAVMATNLDSVFNMTKPVCDGMVERGWGRIINISSVNGQKGAFGQTNYSAAKAGMHGFTKALALEVARKGVTVNTISPGYIGTKMVMEIPKDVLDSKIIPQIPMARLGKPEEVAGLVAYLSSDEAAFVTGANIAINGGQHMS from the coding sequence ATGGCTAGAGTTGCATTGGTGACCGGCGGTATGGGCGGTTTGGGCGAAGCGGTGTGCATCAAGCTGGCCGCGCTCGGTTACAGGGTTGTCACCACGTATTCGCCTGGTAACAAGAAGGTGGAAGACTGGCTGGCAACCACCAGGGAAATGGGATTTGATTTCAAGGCCTATGCATGCGACGTTGCCGATTACGATTCCGCGCAGGCTTGCGTGGCCAAAATCCAGCAGGAAGTCGGTCCTATCGATGTGCTGGTCAATAACGCCGGTATCACGCGCGACATGACCTTCAAGAAGATGGACAAGCCGAACTGGGACGCCGTCATGGCCACCAACCTGGATTCGGTGTTCAACATGACCAAGCCGGTGTGCGACGGCATGGTGGAGCGTGGCTGGGGCCGCATCATCAATATCTCTTCGGTCAACGGGCAGAAGGGTGCTTTCGGCCAGACCAACTATTCGGCCGCCAAGGCCGGCATGCATGGTTTCACCAAGGCGCTGGCGCTGGAAGTGGCCCGCAAGGGCGTGACCGTCAACACCATCTCGCCAGGCTATATCGGCACTAAGATGGTCATGGAAATTCCCAAGGATGTGTTGGACAGCAAGATCATTCCGCAAATTCCCATGGCGCGCCTCGGCAAGCCGGAAGAAGTGGCAGGCCTGGTGGCCTACCTGTCGTCGGATGAAGCCGCGTTCGTCACGGGCGCCAACATCGCCATTAACGGTGGCCAGCACATGTCGTAA